The nucleotide window AGAATTACCGCCGGTACCCTGCCACGTAGTCACCGACTCTTTCGCTGACGGTTCGCCGATTCTTCCACCACGGACACTGAGCCACCCAGCGGACTATGAGCACCAGGGACAACACTGCAATCACGCAGCGTGTGACGGTCATGATCACGTAGCCGATCAGTTTGGCCTGGAACACCATGTACGGGTCATAGATGCCGACAATGCGGTGCAGGCTGGCACCCAGCAGGGTGGCAAAGACCATCCACAGAAGCAACCGTTCGGTGAACGGGCGGTTGCTGGCAGGTCCGGCCACAATACAGAAAACCCCCAGTGCAGCCGCCATGGTGGACCAGGCAAGAGCATCCAGCAGGATCATGGCTTAGTTTCCCCCTTCAGGAGGTGGGCGGAACTTATCAGGCAATGCGTTGGTGGGATCGATTGACCCCACTCGCTTTTCGGTGCGGTCAAACATCACCACGATGCCGAAGATTAGCAGGCCGATGCCCATGGCGATGGCTACGCCGATGGAAAACGGCAGCTTGAAATAATCCGTGACAACATAAGGCACAATGGAACCGATCACGCTGGCCATGGCGATGTGGATGAGGGCCTGGAACATGGTGACGGTTCGCCGCAAGGCAGACAGGCTGGCGCATAGCACCGCCACCAGAATCCAGGTAACAAACGAGCCTAGCGAGGCAACGGCGTGATGGTCGGGCGGCGGTTGAGGCATCCTTTATCCCCTTGCTAAAGCCATCAGCAGTATGGCTTTGCTGGGTGGATAGCTCAAAATCGAAGCAACCAGACAGCCTTGTGCAGATAGTTCGCCAGCAGCTCTGGCTGGAACAGGCTCCAGGGCTTCATTGCCCCGGAAAGTGCCCGGTAGCCCCCCATTTCGCAATCGGTGGTCTTTTCGTCCTGGTAGCGGTCCTGGGTGGCAATCATAACGCCCATCTGCTGGCACTGCAGGTACTGGACCAGGTTGATGATGTTGGCCGTGGGCCAGTGGTGGAAAACGTCTTTGCACAGATACACGTCAGCATCGGGAATCTGGTCGAAATCGTGCAATGTGGTGAGCTGGTTGTGATGCCAGTGATGGTGGGGTAAGACGTTTCGCAGATGGTTGATCAGGTGGCTGCAGCAATCGAGGCCGTGGAACGTGACACCGGGACAGTCTACCGCCAGGCTGGCCAGGATACGCCCGTCACCACAGCCGAGATCCACGACAGTCTTGGCCTCGAGAGTTTTAATTAATGCGGGAACCAGGAATCCGTAGGGTGATCCTTCCTTGCTGGGGTCGGAGCCGGTGCCGCTGTTCCACTTGGTGGTGCTCCATAAGCCGTTCTGGTAAATCTCACTAAAGATGGCTTCGGGATTTCTGGCGGTACTCTTGTGCGTATCCATGCACCTTATCCTCGTCATACCAGCGCACGCGCTTGTGTTGGTCTGGGGAGTATCCAACCTCGTCCCAGAAGTTCCGCTGGAACATCTTATCCGTAATGCGGTGCTGAATCACAAAACCGCCCTGGTCGTCCCACGCGCGAAGGCAGCCCATGAACGGCTGGGTGAACACTTCCTGGCCACGAAAAGTATAGGCATGGTGCGGCGTGCTGGTAGCCTGCCAGGCCAGCCGCAAGTTATCCTGGTCACCGTAGCCGTAGCGGTAGGTGTAGTCTGACCAGTCATCGAGCCAACGATAGAGATTCAGTGCTTTCCAGCATTTCGATTTATCGATGAGCCACTGGCCACCTTGCCATCCCCGGCCTGAATCGGGGGTGATGCCGTAGACATCCCAGCGCAGGTTGCTGGCCATGCCGGGCAGGTCATACCATACCAGGGTGCCGGCGCGATTGTCGAAAAGCCTATCGATAGGTGCCACGGGGTAAGCGTCGGCATCGAGGTAGAGCACTTCACGGAAGGGACTATGCAAAACCGCGTAACTCTTGAGCCCCCAACTGAGCCAGCGGTTGTCGGGATCGCCCCATTTGTCCATACCCCAGCGCCTGCAGGGGTGACTCTCGCGGAACTGATTGGCGTCTATCAGCTCAGCCCCCAATTGCTCGAAGATACCAGCGGGCAGCGGTTCGCTCACCCCCCGATGCCAGATTTGTATCCCCTCTTTCCATCCGTGGTGCCGTAGCATTTTTGTTGCTACATAAACCCCCACGCCATAGCGTTCGCCGCCGCCAAGGATGACGACGCCACGGCCTTGAAAGTAACCCGGGGATTCGTTGTTTTCGCTGATTTTCTCTTTTAAGACATTACGGAAAGCCTGCTGTGTCTCCGGTTGTGCCCACCAGCTCGACGGCCAGCCATCGTCTGGCACCATATTGCGGAAAATCTTCTCCCAGAAGTTGACGGCGGACGGTTTCCACACGCCCCACTTCGGCGGGTTCATGTCGCATGATTCGGTTGCACGCCGGAGCTTGTCGCCGATCAGGGTAGGTTTCGTGGGGCAGCCGCATTCGATACATTCATTGTTGACGTTGCTGGGGCACTCTTTGCAGATAGCCGCTCGCTGGTCGTGGATTTCGTCGGGGACGGTTTTAAAGCCGCTGAGGATGTGGCGGAAGGTGGAGCCGGTGTAGTGGCCGAGTTTCTGCAGGAAGCTGGGGCGGTCTTTTTCGAGGAGCTGATCCCATAGGTGCCGCATCTGGCGGGAGTTCTCATCGGTGCCCAGTGCCCATTTTTTTTGGTGTCCGGTGTGGTATCGCTGGTGATGGCTGCACCAGTCTGGCAGTTCTTTATGAGTGGTAAGGGTGCAGGGTTCGCTCATTATTCATCCGCGTCGAATTGGAATGCGGCTCCGTCAAGACTGAGAACTGGCGTCTTTATGCCGACTGGGGAAGGGTCAAAATGACTACCGCAATTTTCTACAAGCACAACAGTGCTTACAATATCAGAGTCGCAATCAACGGTGCTGCTATCAGTAAACGAAAGCGGATCGCAAGAAACCAAAGTCAGATGTCGCCCTCCTGTCACATACTTGTACTGAAATGATTCACGTTTTAACCAGTCAAAAACCATTGGCCAGAAAAAATCTGAATTTTCCATTGGCGAGCCGCATGTTGCACAGAAGTGGCAAGCCACGGTGCACCTGAAGAGTTCTCCATCACCGCCAAAATCGCCGATAGATGGAACACCTTGGCAATTCTCAAACCCGTAAAAGCCATCGCCATCTGTCAATGTGTTTTCTACATAGGTATATTTAACGCTAAAATATGGATCACTTGGTGTTAATGGCCTACATGTAGAGTCTCGAAAATCTTCGTTTTTTGTAAGAGTAAACGTCTTACTACCCATGCCTGTAACAGACAGCGTGGCATCAAGTGTTTCCGGAAAAGGATCACTGGTTTCATCTGAGCAGGAAAACCGCGTACATCCGCAGCAGTAGCCAGGGCC belongs to Planctomycetia bacterium and includes:
- a CDS encoding class I SAM-dependent methyltransferase gives rise to the protein MDTHKSTARNPEAIFSEIYQNGLWSTTKWNSGTGSDPSKEGSPYGFLVPALIKTLEAKTVVDLGCGDGRILASLAVDCPGVTFHGLDCCSHLINHLRNVLPHHHWHHNQLTTLHDFDQIPDADVYLCKDVFHHWPTANIINLVQYLQCQQMGVMIATQDRYQDEKTTDCEMGGYRALSGAMKPWSLFQPELLANYLHKAVWLLRF